A single region of the Nitrososphaerota archaeon genome encodes:
- a CDS encoding glycoside hydrolase, whose product MRRLIVITLLLSLIIMPTLVRTSYSAESEGSVKTGQGGVSNPLLPSARFMSGTSALWIEGKDYRIGQSKEDALRTFIGSRSPVLQSGGAAAALVPFRSASPSFSRNLLISRDLGNVPIQTEPSIAVDPRDPEHLVVGVIDYNAPGVVSYVSIDGGASWDGPYQQRYIQNDLGSGGDPVIAFDRNSKVYMASISIGSQDFKILGNPISQAVSSISVSASDDGGYTWGKTVSSARSTIDLNVSSADQTGVIGTVSLGFLDKPWMTVGPDSSDPSKDAIYVTYTHFVQKYQVFTVLGGGIITFINPVVDTTIEIVKSSDGGKTWSNPVKVSPTVSQVLGANRVSEQFGEQNRVVQGSQPVVTKDGKVYVGWIDSTNDEAFKGVAQIWVSRSDNGGKTFSAPVKASEFLEPDFTSRTAFFRSWGGAFPKIAAGLGGDISIVYTSLPPSKPNDDSDIYLVRSSDDGKTWSGQVRVNDDDTNAFQFFPALSVDPNGVIHVMWGDFRDDKSEKRYNIYYSKSSDGGKTWSENTRVTDFASNANFAFPQGQFLGDYFGMASTKSDVYMVWADGRLGEFGVSNQKIAFARLAPIRSSSIFLSPPSGPGGKDIIIQGFDYQSEQDIFIEVSGAVVSSARTDTAGKFSAQIFVPISGEGAHDIRVFDASGNVATTSFYMNFGFDTIQKNLPTGNATRPATVTTPTLDGNVSKTQMLLQNIQASQQNLGDRINTLQQNLNTQSNTSSNLTLILGVVAVAAIAVAVVALLTRRRI is encoded by the coding sequence ATGAGACGACTTATAGTCATTACTCTACTGCTGTCGTTAATTATCATGCCTACGTTGGTCAGAACATCTTACTCTGCGGAGTCCGAAGGCTCTGTGAAAACAGGGCAGGGAGGAGTTTCAAATCCACTTCTCCCGTCGGCGAGATTTATGTCTGGAACCTCTGCGCTTTGGATAGAAGGCAAAGACTATCGTATCGGTCAATCAAAGGAGGATGCACTACGGACATTTATTGGAAGTCGATCTCCTGTTCTGCAGTCAGGGGGTGCGGCGGCCGCTCTAGTACCTTTTAGGAGCGCTTCACCTTCGTTCAGCCGAAACCTTCTGATATCAAGAGACTTGGGTAATGTCCCTATCCAAACTGAGCCGAGCATAGCGGTAGATCCACGTGATCCTGAGCATTTGGTTGTAGGTGTGATTGACTATAACGCACCAGGTGTCGTCTCATACGTCAGCATCGACGGAGGAGCAAGTTGGGACGGCCCGTATCAGCAGAGATACATTCAGAATGACCTAGGCTCCGGAGGCGACCCGGTCATAGCGTTTGACCGAAACAGCAAAGTCTACATGGCGTCCATTTCTATAGGTTCCCAGGACTTCAAGATACTTGGGAACCCGATCAGCCAAGCCGTTTCAAGCATATCTGTCTCAGCTTCAGATGACGGTGGATACACCTGGGGTAAAACTGTGTCGAGCGCGCGCAGCACCATTGACCTTAACGTATCGTCTGCTGATCAGACAGGAGTCATCGGCACAGTCAGCCTAGGCTTCCTCGACAAACCGTGGATGACAGTTGGACCTGATTCAAGCGATCCCAGTAAAGATGCGATATACGTCACATACACTCATTTTGTTCAGAAGTACCAGGTTTTCACAGTCCTCGGCGGAGGAATTATCACGTTCATCAACCCAGTTGTTGACACTACAATAGAGATTGTCAAGTCAAGCGACGGAGGAAAGACGTGGAGCAACCCGGTTAAAGTCAGTCCAACAGTCAGCCAAGTTCTAGGTGCGAATAGAGTATCTGAGCAGTTCGGAGAACAGAACAGGGTGGTTCAAGGATCCCAGCCGGTTGTCACGAAGGACGGCAAGGTCTACGTCGGATGGATCGACTCCACAAACGACGAAGCCTTCAAGGGAGTCGCTCAGATATGGGTATCTAGATCAGACAATGGCGGCAAAACATTCTCTGCACCCGTTAAAGCATCCGAGTTTCTTGAGCCCGACTTCACCTCCAGAACAGCCTTCTTCAGATCATGGGGAGGAGCCTTCCCTAAGATTGCAGCCGGACTCGGCGGAGACATATCAATAGTCTACACATCTTTGCCGCCCTCGAAGCCTAACGATGATAGTGACATCTATCTAGTCCGCAGCAGTGACGATGGAAAAACTTGGAGCGGACAGGTGCGGGTTAACGATGACGACACCAACGCCTTCCAGTTCTTCCCAGCGCTGTCAGTGGATCCGAACGGCGTCATCCACGTAATGTGGGGTGACTTCCGGGATGATAAAAGCGAGAAGCGCTACAACATCTACTACTCAAAATCAAGCGACGGCGGTAAGACCTGGAGCGAAAATACGCGGGTAACAGATTTTGCTTCAAACGCGAACTTCGCCTTCCCACAAGGCCAGTTTCTAGGGGACTACTTCGGCATGGCCTCGACCAAGAGCGATGTTTACATGGTGTGGGCTGACGGTCGTCTCGGGGAATTCGGAGTTTCCAACCAGAAGATAGCCTTTGCAAGGCTGGCACCTATACGATCCTCCTCAATCTTCCTTAGCCCACCGAGTGGACCCGGTGGAAAAGACATCATAATCCAAGGCTTTGACTACCAGTCTGAACAAGACATTTTCATAGAGGTAAGCGGTGCAGTTGTCTCAAGCGCTAGAACTGATACAGCTGGGAAGTTCTCAGCCCAGATCTTCGTCCCCATATCAGGCGAAGGTGCCCACGACATCAGAGTCTTCGACGCCTCCGGTAACGTAGCCACAACCTCGTTCTACATGAACTTCGGCTTCGACACTATCCAGAAGAACCTGCCGACCGGCAACGCTACAAGGCCAGCTACTGTGACGACGCCTACTCTGGATGGTAACGTCAGCAAAACTCAGATGCTTCTGCAGAACATTCAAGCTTCGCAGCAGAATCTGGGAGACCGCATAAACACGCTTCAACAGAACCTGAACACCCAATCCAACACTTCATCAAACCTAACCTTGATCCTAGGAGTAGTAGCGGTAGCCGCTATCGCGGTGGCAGTGGTTGCGCTACTAACCCGGAGGAGAATCTAG
- a CDS encoding ABC transporter substrate-binding protein, translated as MGQTKLSQTDKYLNGALSLLIILILSVSAFIVPVYAQQQSYQPPHQKPGPATDQIQFKSFTVDTAPTAIQGNQMDFYSFALRTSAAKNLLARSDVKIYRAPATSISIILNPAPAPSGELNPFSIREVRYAMQYLVNRDFISSGIYQGLAVPMVTHISPFDYDYLTLYDLSKSMNIHYDPDYAKSIIDSAMTKAGATKDSQGRWTYNSKPIQLKFIIRTEDERRDIGDTVASMLDKLGFTVNRQYMQFAPAIQAVYSSDPRVFQWSMYTEGWSKSSLQKYDFATLNQMAAPWFGNMPGWQELGFYQYQNATLDNLTKRIFTGDFKNLDERDSLYRQATLAETQESIRIWVVNTINSYPAGPSLKGVTNDLAGGPTSMYTLREAYIPGKSTLTVGNVWIWTQQTIWNPVGGFGDAYSTSIWQYVHDTPLSTNPFSGDPIPFRAKFNVSTTGPDGKLDIPSDAFTWDASSSQWKNVASGSQAKSKVIFDLSKYIGANWQHGQPITMADVIYNLYQTFDNTYNPSKSKIEFASATVNKPYLDTFKGFRIVGDNKLEVYVDYWHFIPDYIAQYAEPVSISMPWEINAAMDNLVFTQRKAAYSDTAAEKFQVPWLSLVMDKDARLVRNTLLDFSRNSFVPTNALTVNGKGLVSPSDAQKRYNASTAWFDKYDNLVISNGPYILSKFDPQSQYAQLDAFRDPTYPFKPGDWYFGEAQTIDISNVQGGPLTVGSDVKYTVQVSGPGQLGLKYILFDPVKGQILTSGDASRTSSNQLAVNIPSSVTSKLVTGSPYNLYLAAYSDKIAYVSERNVQVSVGSSLTSTTTTSSTSTQQSSTTATNITSSTTTTTTAPTTSEGALGSLGGSETLIIAGVGVLIVIIAAVLILRRRGRSGGA; from the coding sequence ATGGGACAGACTAAACTCAGCCAAACTGACAAATACTTGAATGGAGCCCTTTCTCTCCTCATCATCCTCATCCTCTCCGTGTCAGCATTCATCGTTCCCGTCTACGCTCAACAGCAGTCTTATCAGCCACCGCATCAGAAACCTGGGCCAGCTACGGATCAAATACAGTTCAAGTCATTTACTGTTGACACTGCGCCGACCGCGATACAGGGTAATCAGATGGACTTTTACTCCTTCGCCCTAAGAACTTCTGCCGCTAAGAATCTGCTGGCAAGATCCGATGTTAAGATCTACAGGGCGCCAGCTACCAGTATTTCGATCATTTTGAATCCTGCACCAGCCCCATCAGGAGAGCTAAACCCGTTCTCCATCCGTGAAGTTAGATATGCTATGCAGTATCTGGTTAACCGGGACTTCATTTCCAGCGGAATCTATCAGGGATTGGCCGTGCCGATGGTAACTCACATCAGCCCCTTTGATTACGACTATCTTACACTCTACGACCTCTCCAAGAGCATGAACATCCATTACGATCCTGATTACGCAAAGTCAATCATCGATTCGGCGATGACTAAGGCAGGCGCTACAAAGGATAGCCAAGGTCGCTGGACATACAACAGCAAACCAATCCAGTTGAAGTTCATTATACGCACAGAAGATGAGCGGCGAGATATTGGAGATACAGTTGCTTCAATGCTTGACAAGCTCGGCTTCACAGTAAACAGACAGTACATGCAGTTCGCCCCCGCTATTCAAGCGGTGTACAGCAGCGACCCAAGAGTCTTTCAATGGAGCATGTACACAGAGGGATGGAGCAAAAGTTCGCTGCAAAAATATGATTTCGCTACACTCAACCAGATGGCTGCACCCTGGTTCGGGAATATGCCCGGATGGCAGGAGCTAGGCTTCTACCAGTACCAGAACGCGACGCTTGACAATCTCACGAAACGCATCTTCACAGGCGACTTCAAGAACCTAGATGAAAGGGACAGCCTCTACCGTCAAGCAACTCTAGCTGAGACACAGGAGTCGATACGCATCTGGGTTGTGAACACTATTAACAGCTACCCTGCTGGACCGTCATTGAAGGGTGTCACCAACGATTTAGCAGGCGGGCCCACAAGCATGTACACGCTCAGAGAAGCGTACATCCCCGGTAAAAGCACCTTAACTGTGGGAAACGTCTGGATCTGGACTCAGCAGACTATTTGGAACCCTGTCGGAGGTTTTGGAGATGCTTACAGCACCAGCATCTGGCAGTACGTTCATGATACACCGCTCTCAACCAACCCGTTCAGCGGCGATCCAATACCCTTCCGCGCCAAATTCAACGTCTCCACAACCGGCCCGGATGGAAAACTCGATATCCCCAGCGACGCATTCACATGGGACGCTTCATCCAGCCAATGGAAGAACGTGGCCTCAGGCAGCCAAGCTAAGAGCAAAGTCATCTTCGACCTCTCAAAATACATTGGAGCAAACTGGCAGCACGGCCAACCCATCACAATGGCAGACGTAATCTACAACCTCTACCAAACCTTCGACAACACCTACAACCCGAGCAAATCAAAGATCGAGTTCGCCTCAGCCACTGTGAACAAGCCTTACCTTGACACCTTCAAAGGCTTCAGAATAGTAGGAGACAACAAGCTAGAGGTCTACGTGGACTACTGGCACTTCATCCCCGACTACATAGCGCAGTACGCGGAGCCTGTGAGCATAAGCATGCCGTGGGAGATCAACGCGGCGATGGACAACCTTGTCTTCACACAGCGGAAAGCTGCTTACAGCGACACAGCCGCAGAAAAGTTCCAGGTACCATGGCTCAGCCTAGTAATGGATAAGGATGCCCGACTCGTCAGAAACACGCTGTTAGACTTCTCAAGAAACAGCTTCGTACCCACGAACGCTTTAACAGTCAACGGCAAAGGCCTAGTAAGCCCATCCGACGCCCAGAAGAGGTATAACGCTTCCACCGCTTGGTTCGACAAATACGACAACTTGGTTATCAGCAACGGCCCATACATACTCAGCAAGTTCGACCCGCAGTCCCAGTACGCCCAGCTTGACGCTTTCCGGGACCCCACCTACCCATTCAAACCCGGTGACTGGTACTTCGGCGAAGCGCAAACCATCGACATCTCCAACGTTCAAGGCGGCCCATTAACGGTCGGCTCGGATGTCAAATACACTGTGCAGGTCTCGGGACCCGGTCAGCTAGGCCTCAAATACATACTCTTCGACCCGGTTAAAGGCCAGATCCTGACAAGCGGAGACGCTTCACGGACATCTTCCAATCAGCTAGCCGTAAACATACCTTCTTCAGTCACATCTAAGTTGGTTACCGGCTCGCCCTACAACCTCTACCTAGCAGCCTACAGCGACAAAATAGCCTACGTCAGCGAACGCAACGTACAGGTAAGCGTAGGAAGCAGCCTAACCTCAACAACAACCACCAGCAGCACGTCAACACAACAGTCGAGTACAACAGCAACTAACATCACCTCATCGACAACCACAACAACGACCGCTCCGACTACCAGTGAGGGAGCATTAGGTTCACTAGGCGGGTCAGAAACTCTGATCATAGCCGGTGTCGGGGTTCTTATCGTGATTATCGCTGCAGTGCTGATCCTCAGGAGGAGAGGCCGCAGCGGCGGCGCCTAG
- a CDS encoding ABC transporter permease, giving the protein MKIENVVLVFMKDWREIRRNWQIILPVVTVPIVFSVFLPLVTLLIPYLAGTSMSATRGFENLIENLPSQAQLEIAGMTEQQRTIYMIALYFFAPFFLIIPLMASSVLASDSFAGEKERKTIEALLATPISDTELFLGKTMVSFVPAMAVTILAFTLYSVIVNAISFSVFDGKMLLPNLVWILLIFGVAPTIALAGIGLTVIISARVKGAREAQQISALLLIPIFVLLFGQASGAVVLGPLVVVALIGLFVLIDALVIYLGVRLFHREEILSRLA; this is encoded by the coding sequence ATGAAGATAGAGAACGTCGTACTTGTCTTCATGAAGGATTGGAGAGAGATTCGGAGAAACTGGCAGATCATTCTGCCCGTAGTCACTGTACCGATTGTTTTCTCGGTGTTCCTTCCACTTGTTACGCTGCTGATCCCTTACTTAGCAGGCACATCTATGTCGGCGACACGGGGGTTTGAAAACCTGATTGAGAACCTACCGTCGCAGGCGCAGTTGGAGATTGCGGGGATGACTGAGCAGCAGAGGACGATCTACATGATTGCGCTCTACTTCTTCGCCCCGTTCTTTCTGATCATCCCATTAATGGCTTCAAGCGTGCTCGCATCTGACAGTTTTGCAGGAGAGAAGGAGCGTAAAACGATCGAGGCGCTTCTAGCGACCCCTATCTCTGACACCGAACTCTTCCTAGGCAAAACTATGGTTTCATTCGTTCCCGCTATGGCGGTGACAATTCTCGCATTCACATTATACTCGGTGATCGTTAACGCAATATCCTTCTCCGTTTTCGATGGAAAGATGCTTCTCCCCAACCTAGTTTGGATTCTTCTGATATTCGGAGTCGCACCTACAATCGCGTTAGCAGGCATCGGTCTAACCGTGATTATCTCCGCGCGAGTGAAGGGTGCTCGAGAGGCCCAGCAGATCAGCGCGCTTCTACTGATACCGATTTTCGTTCTTCTGTTCGGTCAAGCTTCTGGAGCGGTTGTCCTCGGACCGCTTGTAGTCGTAGCGCTAATAGGTCTCTTCGTATTGATAGATGCACTGGTAATTTACCTCGGGGTCAGGCTGTTCCATCGAGAGGAGATACTGTCCAGACTAGCCTAA
- a CDS encoding M48 family metallopeptidase, with the protein MPKLPFGGGELEYTVRRGTSARYVYFRFKKGNCLEIVLPRYSNQDPELLINEKRRWIEKKYRELSKRKPAFTEHQVLFRGSYYQLEVEDSVKSAVEVNGEKIVVFTPPDGDSKAILNSWLKRKAEDYLVVVAPSFAAQLGVKVKEIRVRSIGLWGYCTRRGVLAFSWQIITLPQDLAEYLVAHEVTHLAEFNHSKRFRKKLALLCPDFTEKEALLKTFVPPSRINLG; encoded by the coding sequence ATGCCGAAGCTACCATTTGGAGGTGGGGAACTGGAGTATACTGTTAGACGCGGAACCAGTGCAAGATACGTCTACTTTAGGTTCAAGAAAGGTAACTGCCTTGAAATCGTACTTCCAAGATACTCTAATCAGGATCCTGAGCTGCTGATTAACGAGAAGCGCCGCTGGATCGAGAAGAAGTATCGGGAGTTGTCGAAGAGGAAACCGGCGTTTACCGAGCATCAGGTTTTGTTTCGAGGCAGCTACTATCAGCTTGAAGTTGAAGATTCAGTTAAATCTGCTGTGGAGGTTAATGGAGAGAAAATAGTTGTCTTCACTCCGCCTGACGGAGACTCAAAGGCTATCCTGAATTCGTGGCTGAAGCGAAAAGCTGAGGACTATCTAGTAGTGGTGGCGCCATCTTTTGCAGCGCAGCTCGGGGTCAAGGTGAAGGAGATACGTGTTAGAAGCATCGGGTTATGGGGGTACTGCACCCGTCGAGGCGTACTAGCCTTCAGCTGGCAGATCATCACGTTGCCGCAGGACTTGGCGGAGTATCTGGTAGCCCACGAAGTTACACATCTAGCTGAGTTCAACCACTCCAAACGGTTTCGAAAGAAGTTGGCTCTGCTTTGCCCAGACTTCACGGAGAAGGAGGCTCTGTTGAAGACATTTGTGCCTCCAAGCCGAATCAACTTAGGCTAG